One part of the Bdellovibrio sp. KM01 genome encodes these proteins:
- a CDS encoding succinate dehydrogenase/fumarate reductase iron-sulfur subunit — protein MSGKHINLTLKVWRQKGAKDQGSFVEYQAKNVSEHASFLEMLDAVNEEIVAKGEEPIAFDHDCREGICGTCGFVIDGEAHGKLKATTVCQLHMRNYNDGETLTIEPFRANSFPVIKDLMVDRSAFDRIISSGGYISQNTGNPQDANAILIPKADADEAMSSATCIGCGACVAACKNASAALFTSAKISHMALLPQGAVEKNERALRMVAAMDSEGFGACTTTGACEAACPKEIQLTNISRMNRQFLGAVLTQRPKHKDGGAG, from the coding sequence ATGAGTGGAAAACATATCAATCTGACTTTGAAAGTTTGGAGACAAAAAGGAGCTAAAGATCAAGGCTCTTTCGTCGAGTACCAAGCAAAGAATGTTTCTGAGCACGCTTCATTTCTAGAGATGCTAGATGCTGTGAACGAAGAGATCGTGGCAAAAGGCGAAGAGCCAATTGCATTTGACCATGACTGCCGCGAAGGTATCTGCGGGACATGCGGTTTCGTTATCGATGGCGAAGCACACGGTAAGTTGAAGGCAACGACAGTTTGCCAACTTCATATGCGTAACTACAACGACGGCGAAACATTGACTATCGAACCGTTCAGAGCGAACTCCTTCCCGGTTATCAAAGACTTGATGGTCGATCGTTCTGCATTTGACCGTATCATTTCTTCTGGTGGTTACATTTCTCAAAATACGGGAAATCCACAAGATGCGAATGCTATCTTGATTCCTAAAGCAGATGCTGACGAAGCTATGAGCTCAGCAACTTGCATCGGTTGTGGTGCGTGTGTGGCAGCTTGTAAGAATGCTTCTGCAGCCCTATTTACTTCTGCAAAAATCTCTCACATGGCTTTGCTTCCGCAAGGTGCCGTTGAAAAAAATGAACGTGCATTGCGCATGGTTGCTGCGATGGATTCTGAAGGTTTCGGTGCTTGTACGACCACAGGTGCGTGTGAAGCCGCTTGTCCTAAAGAAATTCAGCTGACAAATATCTCTCGTATGAACCGTCAGTTCTTGGGAGCTGTTTTAACTCAAAGACCTAAGCACAAAGACGGCGGAGCTGGCTAA